The genomic region GGAGATGCCTGCTTCGCCTGGCCCTATGAAGTATAATATTGAATTATTCTTTTGGATCGATAAGACCGTATTTCAACAATTTACTTCTTAGAGTGGTTCTGGGGATTCCCAATGAATCGGCTACCCTTTGCTGATTCCCTTGATATTTCTCCATGCACGCATTGATTATCTGCAATTCAAACTCGTTCACCTGATCGGTCAGAGATGATCCATCATCCTTCTTTGCATCACTTTTTCTTTGTTGCGGGAGATATGAGTCAGGGATATCATCCAAATCTATGACCGTCTTTCGGCAAAATACTGACATCTGCATGATAACATGTTCCAACTCCCGCACATTTCCTGGCCAGTCCAGATCCATGAGGTACTTAATCAGTTCGGGTGACAGCTGTTTATGGGCATCCAGTTTGGACAGGAAGAAATGAGCAAGTAAAGGAATATCCGACTTTCTCTCATTGAGAGATGGAACAATAAGTCTGATAACATTTAAGCGGTAAAACAGATCCTCCCTAAATGATTTCTTTTCAACCAGGGATTTCAAATCAATTTTGGTAGCGGCGAGGATTCTAACATCTACAGGTATTACTTCGGTTCCCCCGACTCTCTCAATTTCACCTTCTTGAATCACTCTGAGAAGTTTGGTTTGTAAACGTAAGCTTAAATCATCAATATCATCCAGAAGTATCGTTCCACCCCTGGCCCTTTCGAAACGACCGATGGACCGTTTTACTGCGCCAGTAAAAGCCCCTTTTTCATGGCCAAACATTTCGGTTTCAAAAAGTGTCTCGCTGAGGGCTGAGCAATTAATTTTTATATAGGGGTTTTCTCGTCGCTGACTCAATGACTGCACCGCATTGGCGATTTTTTCTTTACCTGTTCCGCTGGCTCCCTGTATCAGGATCGTATGCTCGCTTTCAGCTACTATCTTCACCTTTTCAAAAAGATCGCGCATAATATCAGATTGACCAATCAGATCTGGCGAAACTTTCAGATCTGCCAGTGAAGCTCTCAATACCTCATTCTCAGAATTCAACGAGCGTATGGCGGATATTCTGGCCAAGTGATGGAATAGTTCATCTGGATCAAAGGGTTTTGTGAGATAGTCGAAGGCACCCATTTTAAGGGCTGTCAATGCATTCTCAACCGTGGCAAAGGCAGTCATAACAAGAACTTGTGTCGTTGGGGAAACCCGCTTGACTTCCTCCAGGATCTCCAGGCCATCTGCACCAGGGAGTCGGTAGTCAGTGAGAACTACGTCCCAGGTTTCACTTTGAACGGCCTCCAGACCGGCTTTTCCGTCCTCTACAGAGGTAACAGCATGACCGGCGTGCTCCAATAGCTTCTGAAGTGTGATTCGATTGATGCGTTCATCTTCAATGAGTAATATTTTTAACATGTTATTCCGTTTCCTCGACTGCCTCAATCTTGATTGGAAGTTCAATCGTAAATTCAGCTCCGCCCAGAGTACTTGTGGCGTAACTTATTTTTCCGCCCATTGCCCTAATAATCTCCCTGGACACATAGAGGCCCAATCCAGTCCCCTGCCCTACTTCCTTTGAAGTGACAAAGGGTTCAAACATGCTTGACATTTCTTCACTGGCAACTCCTGGACCAGAATCTCCCACAATGACTGCAACAATTTTATCTCTTGCTTCTGTTTCCAGGCGAATGGTCCCCACACTGCCAATGGCATCCAGAGCATTCATACAAATGTTAAGGAGGGCTTCTTCAAACCCGGATTTATTATTATGGACATCAGGTATAGTGTCATCCAGGTGAACCTGAGTGATGATTTTTTCCTTGGAGAGTCTATGACCCACCAAATTCAAAATATCTCTCACACTTCTGTTAAAATCGTAGTCCTTAATGGTGCCGGTTTTTTTGCGCGCACCCTCTAACAAACGGGAAACAATAACTTCTATTCGATCAAGACCATCTTTTAGAAGCCTGATATGATCAGCCTGATTATCCGGGTCGATTTTCAATAAATGAAGACAATTCTTTAGACCGAGAAGCGGATTATTGATTTCATGTGCCACACCGGCAGCCATGCGACCCATGGCAGCCAGCTTCTCAGTTTGGATTAAATTATTATTGGTTTCCTCCATGGTCGACCGGGCATGAATGAGGCGCTCCTGCAGTCGCTTAAATCGGTCATTTAGCAGGCCTATCTCATCATCTGATTCTGGAAGTTCGAGGGGCTCGGAGGTCTGGAAATCAATGGCATCGATAGCTTCGGTAGTATACCTCAATCCCCGGGTAACATTTCGACTGATTCCTAAGACAATAAAAAGTACCAGCACCAGGGTTAGTAGAATCATACCAATGATAAAAAGCGTGGTACTGCGTAGTTCACTTTTTAATGGCTGAGAATCGAGACCCAATCTTACGGCACCATGTGAAAGGGTGATTAAGCCAAGGGGCGCTGATATTTCCATTACGCCCGCAAATAGGCCATCTTGATAGATATGAAATTGGGGATCAAGGGACCCCAGCGCGGAATTACTATAAACATCTGTGTAGATCTTGTTGATCTGTGAGATGTCTGAGTGGGCAATCACCCGCCCTCCTTCACCCAGGATAATAGCAAATTTAATCTCGCCTTGATATTCCTGTACAAAATTCTTGAGAAAGGATTGCAAAAAATCATCGTTTTCAGTACCGGCAAGGTAGAGAGCATCATTGATGGGAATGATGGCGGTTTGAACCATTGTTGTGGCAACAGTTCTATGCTTTGAGATAATAGCTTCCTTTTGTGATGTCATGATGGCGAAGAAGAGTATCAACAGGACGATGGAAAGGCTTAATCCAATCCTGAAAACTAATTTATCATGGATGCTGGAAACGAGTTTCATCGCAGTTTTTGATCTATCTCATCTAAGAGCTGCCGGGGAAAATTAAAAAGACTATCATGACCGGCTACAAATCCATTGGCAACCTCAGTATCCCATCCCGAGGTTGATATCTCACCGCTATCTATGAGTGAGCTTAATTTTAACAGGGCCGCTTGAACAAAGCGAATACGTGAGGTATCAACATGAGCTGCTACCACCAGAGGAACACTGGGAATGGCTGGGGATCTGGCTAAAATACGAATCCCAGATTCCGCATAGTTTCGTGCAACTACAGATTTAACCATACCAGCATCGAAATCGCCTCTGAGGACTTTTTCTGCGACCAGATCATGATAACTCAAATTTTCGTAGTGAGATAAATCTGTTAATTCC from Candidatus Neomarinimicrobiota bacterium harbors:
- a CDS encoding sigma-54-dependent Fis family transcriptional regulator — its product is MLKILLIEDERINRITLQKLLEHAGHAVTSVEDGKAGLEAVQSETWDVVLTDYRLPGADGLEILEEVKRVSPTTQVLVMTAFATVENALTALKMGAFDYLTKPFDPDELFHHLARISAIRSLNSENEVLRASLADLKVSPDLIGQSDIMRDLFEKVKIVAESEHTILIQGASGTGKEKIANAVQSLSQRRENPYIKINCSALSETLFETEMFGHEKGAFTGAVKRSIGRFERARGGTILLDDIDDLSLRLQTKLLRVIQEGEIERVGGTEVIPVDVRILAATKIDLKSLVEKKSFREDLFYRLNVIRLIVPSLNERKSDIPLLAHFFLSKLDAHKQLSPELIKYLMDLDWPGNVRELEHVIMQMSVFCRKTVIDLDDIPDSYLPQQRKSDAKKDDGSSLTDQVNEFELQIINACMEKYQGNQQRVADSLGIPRTTLRSKLLKYGLIDPKE